Within the Papaver somniferum cultivar HN1 unplaced genomic scaffold, ASM357369v1 unplaced-scaffold_132, whole genome shotgun sequence genome, the region GGGATTATTGGAGTTGTACAAGAATCATCGCTTGTTCTTCAGAATCACGTGTATGCATATCTTTTTCGAGCTTCGTAGAAGCACTTTGAAGTTTTTGTACCTTGTATGAAAGAGGTGAAACATAGATTAATTCACTGCAAGTTAGATTTTTATTGCTATTCCTTCATTCATTGTGCACATATGCCTCTGCATGCATGTAGGTGAAAATAACTCACTCTTGGATAAGGTGTATAATTTAAACACTACTTCTTTTTGTCTTACTTTCCAGATTTCTGCATATCATAGTGCCCTTAGCTCTCAAGTTGACTGCATTGAGGTTGATGTTTCTCGTTCTTCCGATGGAATTTTGTTCGCTCTCCATGATAGGTATATGTTTATCTTAAATACAGAAACATTTAAGAGTTAGTTGTTCATGTGACCACCATGGAAGCCTGTAGCTTATTATTTATGAGAGCAACCTGTTCTTGAAATAAGATTTGCTGCATGAAAGTAAAGAAAAGGTGTTAATTATGTTGTACTAGTATGGTATTTTTAGGAATTTCCATAGAACAAGAACCTGACTGGAATATAAACTCGACCGACACTGTCGACCTTTCCTGCTTTCCAAATGGAGCAGTACTTATGTATGAAATATATAATCCAAAACTTAACTGTTCATAGTCATCATATTCATATATCTGGGTGTGTGTATATTTATATTTCTTGAAAATACTAGGACATTTGATTTTTACGTGGCACAGGCAGGGATTTGCAGCGAATATCTGGTAACGAGACCGCAAAAGTTGGGTTCTTGACCAGGAAAGAGGTTAGAGTTCTCCTGGTATATCTTATGTATTAACTAAATACACATCTTACACCAAATTATCTCCCTTAACATTTAAGTTCAAGCACATAGTTACCTTAACCTTTTTAAAGTAATTTTGTCTAAATTAGGTGTACTTGTTCTGAAACTAATTAGGTACAGTTGTTGTGTGACCTTAAATGTTTCATTTTGTAAGTCTTTTTCAACAATGTTGAACTGATGATCTATTTGTTTCTGGTTGTAGATAAAAGAATTGGGTGTCAAACATCTGTCCCATCAAGAGTTTCACGAACAAGAAATGTCAACAGTCGAAGATGCATTGATGGTATTTTCAGGGGTTACCCTCCCCCCATCCCTCCCAGTTTTCATTTTGTAATAGACGTGGAACATTTTGAATATTATTTTGACAAGATCTCACACATTAAGCGTTACCTATCTGGTGGCTACATAATCGCAATATCAAAGGTCATCCAGAAGTCTGGCACTGCTTGTGATTCGTCATGTAATTCTACTCTTTGTCATTCCCGAAGGTGTTTCTGGAAACGATATATCTACAATGCTTTGTTTTAACTTTGTGCAGTTAATATCTAAATCAGTTCGGCATGTAATCTTGGATGCAAAAGTGGGGCCTCCAAAATATGAGCAGGGACTAGCAAAAGATATTCTTTCTATTGTAAGTAGATTGTGTTTTCACCGATTCGTGTATATGCACACAAAAATGGTTTCACAGCCTAGCTTCTTCATTGTTGGTCAAAACTTGTTAGGAGGGGAATTATGGCAGGTTGGAAATAATATATGCATTAATTATGTCTAAGATGAGTTTCACGTAATCTCATTATACATTTGTTAATAAACATAATTTATCATAATGCTCTCTAGATGTCTCCCTACTTCGGAAAATTCTATAATAGTGAGAGTTCATCTATCATTCCCCTGCCTAATCTCCTCCCAGTTGGTCAAGAACTCCAAAATGCCTTAACAAAGAAAAGTAAGTAGCTGCCTTGGAAGAGTTGTAGGCCACAAAATGCCTTAGGTTGTTGGCAGGAATGTAAGATCAATTATGTGTCGCTTTAGCAAAAATAGAAGCTTTCACCATCTGAAAAAATATCTTAGTTGTAGAATTATCATATCATAGGTTGCTGAGTGGTGAGCAGGCCAAACGCACCGCCTGTGGCAGCTTGCTCTATTGTTACCACTTACCACTGTATATGAAATCTCGACGACCTATCTTTGAAGCTGGCTTAAACTACGCATGAGCATAGATTTTGTTCCTTTCAGACCGGCTAACTTAGCTCTTAGCTTTTTGTGTCAGTTGCTGAGTGAAAATTTTTAAGCTTTAATCTCACATTAGCAGGCTTTTTGCCTTCCATGAGAGTGTCGTTTGGCCAATCTGGGAGACTCGAATTTTTAGCCTTAAGTATAGTTCCTTAAGGGAGTAGTTTGTATTTGACTCTTGAGGTATGTGCTCATCGGTTATCTAAAAAGGTATAATTGCTCCCGGCCAGTTAAGAGTAGGCATGATAACCAATGCATAATGTGAGGAAAAGTTAGCTGATCCAAGCAGGGCTTCCTGTTTGTCCCTCTGTCTACTTGTCTATCTTTCTTAAAAGAATTGAGTAACTAGGTTTTCTACTTTGAATTTTTGCAGGTAAAGAGAACACAGTGTCAAAATTGTATCATTTGGGCTAAAAGTGACACGTTAGCTAGGGATATAATCAGACTATCGTCTGACGTGACGGTGAGAAGGCTTCACTTGTTCTTACCTTTTATGGCATTTGTGTTTTGATTTAGAATAATATTTACTGGAGTGCGATAATTCAAGGTTTTTTTTGGTTTGGAATAATATTTACTGGAGTGCAATAACTCAGGAAAATAAAGGCTTATAGAGCAAGAATGTTGAACTCAACAAAATCTACGCCAAGTGGCTGACCAATTTCACTGCCCTCCTTGAGTTAGTATGTCCTCTGACTTTAAGTACTTTGACCATATTAAAGTGCTGATCTGCATTGTCAGACACTTCTAGGACAATTTAACCATATCAGAGTATTCAACCTACTGTATAACTTACTTGTTCGAGTGTTGTTGTCCTTGGGTTCAGACAATACACCTCAGAATATATTAAACCTGTTGGCAGTATAAAATGATTATAGCATGCTCAGTGTACTGGATGATGGCCCAACCGTATGCTGATCCCGGCATTGCTGATTTACTGATTCTCCTATGGATTATTGATCATAAAACCCACAATCTGACAAACTTAGACTGTGATAGTTTCCTGTTTTGATGCTGGGAAAGTTGACTGAGTAGCCGTAATATGTTCTGATTGGTGGTAGTATGCAGAAAAGATACCGTTAATAGTCTGGTTGATTTGCGTggacatttatttatttattacatgAATGTTGTTGTTTGGTGAAGAAACGTTTATTGTGTGATCAAAAGTCAAAACGGCCGAGTCTTACTACCCTGCTTGGGAATGCTTATACTTGGCGCAAAACTGCATACATTCTTTATATTCCTTAATGCCAATTTCTGACCGTGAGGGATGTTGGTCTCTCTTTGGCAGGTTGGTTACATTGTCATGAGTGATCCTGTGACTGGTGCTAGAACCAACTTACTAAGAATGAAAAAAGCTGGTGTTGTTGGGGTGTATCACCCTTTAGTTGATGACAAGCTTGTGAGAGTTCTTCATGGGTATGATTTCCAACTAAATTCATCCATGTGTAATTTCATTGTTTTATTTTTGACATAACCACCCGCATTTTACTGCTAACATAAACACAGCACATGGAATTTGGTAAAATTAAGTGGTAAGTGTTATTTTCCCCTGAACCAGATATATAACCCCTACCAGTCTAGTCAACTGTGAGGTGACAATGCAAAAACACTGAGTGCAAAACTAAGTGATCTAGTTTAATTTCAAACTGACCAAACTAATATTCATGTTTCGAAGCTCTTATATTATGTCATCCATCCTATAAAGGGTTTTTTGCTACTTCCCTATTATTCTATGTGTAAAACAGTGTATGCCCAGGCCCCCCTGGATGCATGTTTATCTAAAAATATCCTGACTAATGATTTAACCTCAGAATCAGTTCATACCTTTATAACAGTGTATTGTTTATGGTGAATTGCTGctaatagttttgtgtcttttTGTCTATAGGAGGAATAAGAAAGTTTATTCTTGGACTGTCGACGAGGCAGATTCTATGCGGAGAATGCTAATTGAACAAGTAGATGGTGTTGTTACCAACCATCCTGCGAAGCTTCGACGGCTCATGCAAGACATTCAAACTCAATGCCTTGAGGATGGGTTCCCTTTGCCCAGATAATAACCTCTCTGTCTGTTTCTGTCTCACTCTCTCCCCAGGTATCATTCCAACACGTCATGTAGTTGCCGCTTATATAGATGGGTCTAAACACCCAATTAATTGCACAGCAAAAATCTCATTTTCCCATTCATAGAAGAGCCAAAATGTTAGGTTATTTTCATGACAAGGGCACTTTGAAAAATGCCTTGTCTTGCATTACATATTTATTTAGCAACACAGTATCTTCCATCTTGTTGACAATtttgtctattttttttctttttcttttttctttttctttgttaaaaaTCTGCAAGATCAGAAAATAAAGGATATTTTAGTAATTCTCTGCATTTTTCCCCTTTTTAATGAACTGATGACTTGGCAAGATGGTGGTTCTAATCTGAGGTCCTTTTCGTTTTGTCCTAACTGCCGTTAGACTGTTCCAGTGTTAAACCATCTAAAGCCAAATTTCTGTTCAttcccttttcttctttcctttttttctttccttctttcttcCTCTCCCTAAAACGAAAATCTGCTGAAATCCCTCATGCATTTTGCTTTGCGTTTTCTTATCGATTGGGGTTAAGGAATAATCGATGGCTGCACAATCGAGAGGTTTAATCTTTCTCTATTCTATGGAATTTTAAATACTTGAATTTGTAAGTTTTAATGCCTTCTTTGATTAACTTTGCCGatcagaaaaaggaaagaaaataaaagactTTGTTTGATCAAAGAGAATTCTGTGTATGTATGGTTTGAATTTGAAATTACTATATGCGGTAACTTCTTTGCATGTCATTTTTGTTCTTGTTTGTTGCTGCTTAAGTGCATATTACCAAGTTCTTAAATTCATAAACGTGTGACAATTTTCTAGTTGATAAATAGAACATAGCGTGGTCTTCTATTTCTCAGCCTAAATGAAATTTCGGAAATAAATCAAGCATGCAGTTCATGATGTCCGTTTCCTCATTTGATTGGATTTTTAAATTCTTATGACAATTTTATCCCAAAACCTTGTTGAAGTAAGAGAACTTTTCCGTGACCATCCTTTATAAAACTTGATTCTTTTGAGTTTGACAATTCTTCCTATCCCTCTTCTGGAAAGAGAGCTCCGAACACTAATAAGAGTGGCTACACATAAATTTCGCATTGTTAAGTTAAACTATTTATAATTCTTCAACAACTGTAGAGACTAATTACTCTTTGGCAGGTTAACTTTACTTGAAGTTAAACGAGGTACCATGCCATAGAGTCTCTGTGGCTGGGAGCAGAAGGTTCTTCTTGAGCAAGAGAATATTGGCACGTTCCTGAGGTTCTGCTAAGTAACGCTCAAACCAATATGGAAAAACCAACAAGCAACCAAGACTCGACGCCATTGACGACTTTCGTCCAAGCTGATACAAACACCTTTCGCGAGCTTGTTCAACGTCTAACCGGTTCATCCGATAGGGATCATGGAACATCTAATGTACCTCCTCAGTCAAACAATAATGCAGTTGCAACCAATGAAAGTACAACCACCAAAGTAATAGGTGTGAAGAAACCAACATTCAAACTGCATGAGAGAAGGCAATACTCTAAAACTAAACTGGAAGTTGTAAATCCCGGTTTTCAATTCAGACCAGGTTCACCGATTTTATCTCCATCTAGACCTggtttgcataaaacaaaacTACTCCCCTCCCCAACAAAGGTAGCTAATTATAGTCCTATTCCAAGCCCTTCACAGCCATTTGCAAACTTATCAATCCTCGAAGAAAAAGCAATGCATAACTTACCATCTGATAGTTTAAAtaatgaggaggaagaagagaaggcAATCCAAGAGATGAGGTTTTATTTGCATCCTTCCCCGCGATCTAAAACAAGTTCAGAACCAGAATTGCTAACGTTGTTCCCACTTACATCCCCGAAGTCTCACCAGCCTTAAACGTACGCTTATCTGCTCATAAGTTCTTCCAGGgtctgttctttttttttttgcttaatcacgtatatttttattaaaatgaAGAGCCAAAATACAAAATGTTTATTACAAAAAGGAGCTTACAGAATAATAAACAAAGGATGGAACTCAAACGAACATGCTAGCAAATCCTATAATAGGTAATATTGGGCATTTCAACTCTTTTTAAGAAACCGGGCCTTCCATTATGGATTGTTCTTTCACCAGCTCTCAGGCCTGCTCCTCTTTTGGCTAGATCATCTGCAGAAAAATTAACTTCACGGAAACAGTGTTGAAAGATGATGTTCTCCAGATTTTGCTTTGCATTTAGCCATCTTGCTCTAAACATCCAAGGAACACAATCATTGCAGAAGTCATTAATAACAGCTTTTGAGTCTGATCTGATTATCACCTTTGAGTTTTCAACACAAAAGCCCATTCAAGTGCACAGATCACTGCAAGAATCTCTGCTATATAGATTGTTGCAGTCCCTACTCCCCATGACATTGCTCCAATGACCTCACATGAAGAATCCCTGACAATGATACCAAAACCAGTTGCACCAGGATTACCAAATGAAGAGCCATCACAACAGAATAATATAAAACTTTGATCTGGGGCCTTCCAAAAACATTCTTTGATGTAAACGTATTTGATTTGTCTAACACCCAGTTGGAAAATATCAATAATATGCTGATCATAGCTTTGTCCCCATTTGGTGCCTTTCATCCTGAAACCACCCTCATACACAGATTGCCATATTTTCCTTTTAAATTCATTGAGCTGAGGAGATTTTTCTTCAAAGAGCTTCTTGTTCTTTTTAAACCACGGTTCTTTCATAATAGAGCAAGCAACAGTCATCCATACTTCTTTAATCAGAGGACTCTTGTGGTGAGCTAATTTGCAGACATCAGTAAAGGATTGAGGAATCTCAAATTCAAAGATTGAACAGATCCAAGCCCATGCATTTATACTAAACTGACATTTCCACAGTGTGTGTTTCATACAGTCTTGCTCTGCAGTGCATATGCAACATCTTGAGACTACTTCAAAACCATTCTTTATCATCACTTTATCATCCACATAAATTTGTTGTTGTAGTTTCCAAATATTGCTTGCAATAGCTGGATGCAAAAATGGTTTCCATATGTAAGCAGGCCAATTAACTTTTGGTTCTCTTGACCTAATTCTTTCCACAACTGCAGATGTTGAAAATTTTCCTTTTAAGTCACCGCTCCATACCATAATATCCAATCCACCACTAACATCAGGGAGAGTAGTTGAGTTAAAATATTGCACCAGTTCATCAGGAATGCTCCAGTTCTTGACATCAAGTAATTCATTGACCTTCATGTCAATGTTGCTTTTAATAAAATTGTTAAAGCCAATATCATTTATGAGAGGCTTATCACCTAGCCAAGTATCAAACCATACTGATATTCTTGAGCCATCACCAATGCACCATCTGACTTTATCTTGCAGTATAGACCAAGCCCATTTCAGTCCAGGCCAAACAGATGATTGCTTCCAATTTGTATTCCATTGACCATTTTTATCTGTATACTTTGCAATGAAAAACATAGCccattcttcttttgaatttaaaattctccacatcattttcattagCAATGCTTTATTTATTGTTTCCAATCTTCTTATGCCTAATCCACCTTCACTAAATGGTGTGCACACCTTTTTCCATGCCAATGTTTTGAATTTTCTGACATCTGCATCCCCTgaccataagaagtttcttatgaTTCTTTCACATATCTTAGTCACTGAAGCTGGCCACTTATAAATTGTGATGTTGTATATGGGCACACTACTCAGTACTGATTTGATTAATACCAACCTGTCCTGAAAAGATAGTAGTTTACCCTTCCACACAGCTAATTTGTCTTGAAGCATTTCTACAATGGGCCATACCATGGATACTGTGACTCTACCTGGAGAAAGCATTACTCCAAGATATTTATCAGGAAATTTAGCTACATCCATATTTAGTCTTCCACTAATAATCTGTTTTTGTGCATTACTTACTCCATCTATGAAACACTTGCTTTTTACCCTATTAATACATTGCCCTGAACTAGATTGGTATTGATCAAGCAGTTCCATaagattttgtagattttttttagctccattacaAAATATAAACACATCATCAACAAAGAATAGATGGGTTGGATGAATACCTTTTTTTACCACCATAGGCATGATTTTTCCTTCATGAACCAAATGAGAAATATTTCTGCTCAACAGATCTTTCATTAGAATGAATAATAAaggtgataatggatcaccttgcCTTAAGCCCCTTCCAACTGGTAAAAATCCACATGGTCCACCATTCACCATTATAGAAATCCTTGCAGAGTTGAGAATATTTAATAACCATTGACACCAAGAAGCAGAGAAGCCATATTTAAGTAGAACTTTAACAAGGAACTCCCAACTAACAGCATCATATGCTTGTGAAATATCTAATTTCAGTCCTCCATTTCCccctcttctctttttcttcatttcattGATCATTTCAGATACTAACAAAACTTGTTCATGGATGTTTCTCCCTTTGATGTAAGCAGTTTTTTGGGGAGATACAAGCTTTCCAATTAAAGTACTCATCCTTGAAGTAATTAGGGTCCGAAATTCAAAGACCATGTATTTTCACATTTGAACCATGCAATTCGACATTTCGTATTTTTATTACAGCTTTCAATTGATTGTGCAGATTAAAGGTCCTCTAGGACCCTGGACCTCAGGTCCCCAACGAAACGAGTTTGAGTTGGTTTACTTTATAGCAGGTTTGGATGCAGGTCCAGAAGTTATTTTTTGACTTCTGGAAGCAAAAAAGTTAGAAGTTAGCTTGGGTAAACAATTTCAGAATGAATTCCAGGaacaaaaaatttaattttctgtgaaacaaaatgtttttgcttctgacttctgcttcagATTTGTATACAAACGTGCTCTTACTTGTGTAATTCGGCAGAAAAGAATATGTAGGTACTGTTTaaccttttttatcaagtctcATTTGGGCATGGGTTTGTCTGTGCCACACCCTTTTTTAGATTAGAAAAGGGGTTTGTGCAGTCCCCTCTTTTATCCCCATGGCAGACAAGGTTAATATACCGAACCGAAAATTGTAAATAAAGTCTTTTTTACCCCAAACAATTTGGGATAGGCTAGAAATGAAATTCATTAATGG harbors:
- the LOC113332756 gene encoding glycerophosphodiester phosphodiesterase GDPD4-like isoform X3, coding for MVVIQLKLSPILFLHIIVPLALKLTALRLMFLVLPMEFCSLSMIGRDLQRISGNETAKVGFLTRKEVRVLLIKELGVKHLSHQEFHEQEMSTVEDALMLISKSVRHVILDAKVGPPKYEQGLAKDILSIVKRTQCQNCIIWAKSDTLARDIIRLSSDVTVGYIVMSDPVTGARTNLLRMKKAGVVGVYHPLVDDKLVRVLHGRNKKVYSWTVDEADSMRRMLIEQVDGVVTNHPAKLRRLMQDIQTQCLEDGFPLPR
- the LOC113332923 gene encoding VQ motif-containing protein 31-like, with translation MEKPTSNQDSTPLTTFVQADTNTFRELVQRLTGSSDRDHGTSNVPPQSNNNAVATNESTTTKVIGVKKPTFKLHERRQYSKTKLEVVNPGFQFRPGSPILSPSRPGLHKTKLLPSPTKVANYSPIPSPSQPFANLSILEEKAMHNLPSDSLNNEEEEEKAIQEMRFYLHPSPRSKTSSEPELLTLFPLTSPKSHQP
- the LOC113332756 gene encoding glycerophosphodiester phosphodiesterase GDPD4-like isoform X1; translated protein: MAILKTKKRQQNPNDCWNQFIRFSSKKFFRLLLILILLALIPPIFFHFRLRRIQKLQAKKCGWIKNPPLVCAHGGDPTKAFPNTISAYHSALSSQVDCIEVDVSRSSDGILFALHDRDLQRISGNETAKVGFLTRKEVRVLLIKELGVKHLSHQEFHEQEMSTVEDALMLISKSVRHVILDAKVGPPKYEQGLAKDILSIVKRTQCQNCIIWAKSDTLARDIIRLSSDVTVGYIVMSDPVTGARTNLLRMKKAGVVGVYHPLVDDKLVRVLHGRNKKVYSWTVDEADSMRRMLIEQVDGVVTNHPAKLRRLMQDIQTQCLEDGFPLPR
- the LOC113332756 gene encoding glycerophosphodiester phosphodiesterase GDPD4-like isoform X2, encoding MAILKTKKRQQNPNDCWNQFIRFSSKKFFRLLLILILLALIPPIFFHFRLRRIQKLQAKKCGWIKNPPLVCAHGGDPTKAFPNTISAYHSALSSQVDCIEVDVSRSSDGILFALHDRDLQRISGNETAKVGFLTRKEIKELGVKHLSHQEFHEQEMSTVEDALMLISKSVRHVILDAKVGPPKYEQGLAKDILSIVKRTQCQNCIIWAKSDTLARDIIRLSSDVTVGYIVMSDPVTGARTNLLRMKKAGVVGVYHPLVDDKLVRVLHGRNKKVYSWTVDEADSMRRMLIEQVDGVVTNHPAKLRRLMQDIQTQCLEDGFPLPR
- the LOC113332756 gene encoding glycerophosphodiester phosphodiesterase GDPD4-like isoform X4 produces the protein MVVIQLKLSPILFLHIIVPLALKLTALRLMFLVLPMEFCSLSMIGRDLQRISGNETAKVGFLTRKEIKELGVKHLSHQEFHEQEMSTVEDALMLISKSVRHVILDAKVGPPKYEQGLAKDILSIVKRTQCQNCIIWAKSDTLARDIIRLSSDVTVGYIVMSDPVTGARTNLLRMKKAGVVGVYHPLVDDKLVRVLHGRNKKVYSWTVDEADSMRRMLIEQVDGVVTNHPAKLRRLMQDIQTQCLEDGFPLPR